In Archangium violaceum, the following are encoded in one genomic region:
- the bacN gene encoding bactofilin BacN encodes MAQGEQTGIIGKGIVIRGNLTGGGDLIIEGRVEGQISLKNHLTIEGTGKVQADIRAEELTINGEASGNIDASGRVAINASAKVAGDIKAPRVVIEDGAVFNGSIEMDVKLPDDI; translated from the coding sequence ATGGCACAGGGCGAGCAGACGGGCATCATCGGCAAGGGCATCGTCATCCGGGGGAATCTCACGGGTGGCGGCGATCTCATCATCGAGGGGCGGGTGGAGGGGCAGATCTCCCTGAAGAACCACCTGACCATCGAGGGTACCGGCAAGGTCCAGGCGGACATCCGTGCCGAGGAGCTGACCATCAACGGCGAGGCGAGCGGCAACATCGACGCGTCGGGCCGGGTAGCCATCAATGCCTCGGCGAAGGTCGCCGGAGACATCAAGGCTCCGCGCGTGGTCATCGAGGACGGGGCGGTCTTCAACGGGTCCATCGAGATGGACGTGAAGCTGCCGGACGACATCTAA
- a CDS encoding bactofilin family protein gives MANTVIGSSIVIDGEISGDEDLVIQGTVKGKISLKESLYVEGSGVVEADIETQNVEIAGRVTGNIAATDKVELKTDCRVVGDIKAPRILIADGASFKGNVDMDIPKER, from the coding sequence ATGGCGAATACGGTCATTGGTTCGAGCATTGTCATCGACGGTGAGATCTCCGGCGACGAGGATCTGGTCATCCAGGGGACGGTGAAGGGGAAGATCTCCTTGAAGGAGAGCCTCTACGTCGAGGGCAGCGGCGTCGTCGAGGCGGACATCGAGACGCAGAACGTCGAGATCGCCGGCCGCGTCACGGGCAACATCGCGGCCACCGACAAGGTGGAGCTGAAGACGGACTGCCGCGTGGTGGGTGACATCAAGGCCCCGCGCATCCTCATCGCCGACGGCGCCTCCTTCAAGGGCAACGTCGACATGGACATCCCGAAGGAGCGTTGA
- a CDS encoding bactofilin family protein — translation MATAKELAPGASVNNTVVGQSILISGKLTGDEDLTVRGRVEGELTLSRTLIVEPTGVVKANVAVRNAIVSGVVVGNINATESVELTREGRMVGDIHAPRVIIVDGASFRGRVDMGEVEPGRVPADRPALPRPTTVRPAVRPGTNVPARPALPGARPTTPAAAAPARPAAAAPAARPTPPPAPGATAAARPAPPAPPASRAAEPPARPEPPRPPAAAPVPPTVAEAARKKVVVKKKGR, via the coding sequence TTGGCCACCGCGAAGGAACTGGCCCCAGGGGCCTCCGTCAACAACACCGTGGTGGGTCAGTCCATCCTCATCAGCGGCAAGCTGACGGGTGACGAGGATCTGACCGTGCGCGGCCGCGTGGAGGGTGAGCTCACGCTGAGCCGCACCCTCATCGTGGAGCCCACGGGCGTGGTGAAGGCGAACGTGGCGGTGAGGAATGCCATCGTCAGCGGCGTGGTGGTGGGCAACATCAACGCCACCGAGAGCGTGGAGCTCACCCGCGAGGGCCGCATGGTGGGCGACATCCACGCCCCGCGCGTCATCATCGTCGATGGTGCGAGCTTCCGCGGTCGCGTGGACATGGGCGAGGTGGAGCCGGGCCGCGTGCCCGCGGATCGTCCGGCGCTGCCGCGTCCGACCACCGTGCGTCCCGCCGTGCGCCCGGGCACCAACGTGCCCGCCCGTCCGGCGCTGCCCGGTGCGCGTCCCACGACGCCCGCCGCCGCTGCTCCGGCCCGTCCGGCCGCCGCGGCGCCCGCCGCTCGTCCGACGCCGCCGCCCGCTCCGGGGGCCACCGCGGCTGCTCGTCCGGCACCGCCCGCGCCGCCCGCCTCCAGGGCCGCCGAGCCGCCTGCCCGGCCCGAGCCTCCACGGCCGCCGGCCGCCGCGCCAGTCCCGCCGACCGTGGCGGAGGCGGCCAGGAAGAAGGTCGTCGTGAAGAAGAAGGGCCGTTAA
- a CDS encoding ParB N-terminal domain-containing protein — protein MSAENRIDEVDAKPSTPAEESPGATSPESAASESAASPSEQEGAAQASAGEGTSGAEPPSGTPAEVVEAVAPRRRGHVAPAHIPLERIDEDTTFQIRPVGDLSALATDLARLGQLFPVDVRFKPPDRFQVISGFRRVAALRFLKRDRVLARLHTDLSDEDALLMALASAIHASPVSREELEAKRTQLEAEGRLTPIARDMFEKALADDESLAPETVEEEVDADELAAEATQRLVDLNQDLALLADVFADLDETRKQELLTQLRYSSDLVAWLESL, from the coding sequence ATGAGCGCCGAGAACAGAATCGACGAGGTGGACGCGAAGCCGAGCACCCCGGCGGAGGAGTCGCCCGGGGCGACCTCTCCCGAGTCGGCCGCGTCCGAGTCCGCCGCCTCTCCTTCCGAGCAGGAGGGGGCGGCGCAGGCTTCCGCGGGTGAGGGGACGTCCGGAGCAGAGCCACCCTCCGGGACTCCCGCCGAGGTCGTGGAGGCCGTCGCGCCACGCCGCCGCGGGCACGTGGCTCCCGCCCACATCCCGCTGGAGCGGATCGACGAGGACACCACCTTCCAGATCCGCCCCGTGGGGGACCTGTCCGCGCTGGCCACCGACCTGGCCCGGCTGGGGCAGCTCTTCCCCGTGGACGTGCGCTTCAAGCCGCCCGATCGCTTCCAGGTCATCTCCGGCTTCCGCCGGGTGGCGGCGCTGCGCTTCCTCAAGAGGGATCGCGTGCTGGCCCGCCTGCACACGGATCTGTCGGACGAGGACGCGCTGCTGATGGCGCTCGCCTCGGCCATCCATGCCTCGCCGGTGAGCCGGGAGGAGCTGGAGGCCAAGCGGACGCAGCTCGAGGCCGAGGGGCGGCTGACGCCCATCGCCCGGGACATGTTCGAGAAGGCGCTGGCCGACGACGAGTCGCTGGCGCCAGAGACGGTGGAAGAGGAGGTCGACGCGGACGAGCTGGCCGCGGAGGCCACCCAGCGGCTGGTGGATCTCAACCAGGATCTGGCGCTGCTGGCGGACGTGTTCGCCGACCTCGACGAGACGCGGAAGCAGGAGCTGCTCACGCAGCTGCGCTACTCCTCGGATCTCGTGGCCTGGCTGGAGAGTTTGTGA
- the pyrE gene encoding orotate phosphoribosyltransferase: MVDTLARDRARLLELLTERSFERRKVVLSSGKESDFYIDCKRTALLAEGHFLIGRLLLDAVRREASEAVAVGGLTLGADPLASAVSLSSYLACTPVHAFIVRKEPKGHGTGQWIEGMKALSPGAPVAILEDVVTTGASTLKAIERAQLEGLRVLGAFALVDRLEGGREAVEAAGHRLFTLYTRKDFIP, translated from the coding sequence ATGGTGGACACGCTCGCGCGTGACAGGGCCCGCCTGCTGGAGCTGCTCACCGAGCGCTCCTTCGAGCGGCGCAAGGTCGTTCTCTCGTCCGGCAAGGAGTCGGACTTCTACATCGACTGCAAGCGCACGGCGCTGCTGGCCGAGGGGCACTTCCTCATCGGCCGGCTGCTGCTGGACGCCGTGCGCCGGGAGGCCTCGGAGGCCGTGGCGGTGGGAGGGCTCACGCTGGGGGCGGACCCGCTCGCCTCGGCCGTCAGCCTCTCCAGCTACCTGGCGTGCACGCCGGTGCATGCCTTCATCGTCCGCAAGGAGCCCAAGGGGCACGGGACGGGCCAGTGGATCGAGGGCATGAAGGCCCTGTCTCCCGGTGCGCCGGTGGCCATCCTGGAGGACGTGGTGACCACGGGAGCGTCCACGCTCAAGGCGATCGAGCGAGCGCAGCTGGAAGGACTGAGGGTGCTCGGGGCGTTCGCGCTGGTGGACCGACTGGAGGGTGGTCGCGAGGCGGTCGAGGCCGCCGGACACCGGCTCTTCACCCTGTACACCCGCAAGGACTTCATTCCATGA
- a CDS encoding TIGR00730 family Rossman fold protein, with product MSIQSVCVFCGSRMGARPDYLEGARALGAELARRGFTLVYGGTSVGLMGAMADAVLAGGGKVVGVLPHVLGDREIAHRGLTELHMVDSMHARKAMMASRADAFIAMPGGVGTFEELFEITTWAQLGIHHKPIGLLNVADFYGPLLALMRRAVDEGFIPETRAQPFACEASPAALLDVLQKAGQPLAPDKQLLRPDQT from the coding sequence ATGAGCATCCAATCGGTCTGCGTCTTCTGTGGCTCGCGCATGGGAGCCCGTCCTGACTACCTCGAGGGGGCCAGGGCCCTGGGCGCGGAGCTCGCCCGGCGGGGGTTCACCCTCGTCTACGGAGGCACCAGCGTGGGGTTGATGGGCGCCATGGCGGACGCGGTGCTCGCCGGAGGCGGCAAGGTGGTGGGCGTGCTGCCCCACGTGCTGGGGGACAGGGAGATCGCCCACCGGGGCCTCACCGAGCTGCACATGGTGGACTCCATGCACGCGCGCAAGGCGATGATGGCCTCGCGCGCGGATGCCTTCATCGCCATGCCCGGCGGCGTGGGCACCTTCGAGGAGCTCTTCGAAATCACCACCTGGGCCCAGCTCGGCATCCACCACAAGCCCATCGGCCTGCTGAACGTGGCGGACTTCTACGGGCCGCTGCTGGCGCTGATGAGGCGCGCGGTGGACGAAGGCTTCATCCCCGAGACGCGCGCCCAGCCCTTCGCCTGCGAGGCCTCGCCAGCCGCGCTTCTGGATGTGCTCCAGAAGGCCGGGCAGCCGCTCGCTCCGGACAAGCAGCTGCTGCGGCCGGATCAGACCTGA
- a CDS encoding rhomboid family intramembrane serine protease, whose amino-acid sequence MSAPNDEPRDTWEPAGAPGPERPTESPTPPVRQPWPPVCTAVLVGSVALYLLDALLSPEKGALLVGARGPVFQWAALYGPFVQMGQFWRTLSCVFVHGGLLHLGFNMSVVYSLGMPLERGIGSGRFLVISLATALGASAFALLFNFNVPTVGASGMILGWGGAMLLIATREFRRSLMFWLAQVLVISLLPGVSWAAHLGGFLFGLPMGLALRMGSRVFVRAAPLLLAITVAVVYIAANPERFRGVP is encoded by the coding sequence ATGAGCGCCCCCAACGACGAGCCACGTGACACGTGGGAGCCCGCGGGAGCTCCCGGTCCCGAGCGGCCCACCGAGTCCCCCACCCCGCCCGTGCGCCAGCCGTGGCCTCCCGTATGCACGGCCGTCCTCGTGGGCTCGGTGGCCCTGTACCTGCTGGATGCCTTGCTGAGCCCGGAGAAGGGCGCGCTCCTCGTCGGAGCAAGGGGCCCCGTCTTCCAGTGGGCCGCCCTCTACGGGCCGTTCGTCCAGATGGGCCAGTTCTGGCGCACGCTCTCCTGCGTCTTCGTGCACGGTGGCCTGCTCCACCTGGGCTTCAACATGTCGGTGGTGTACTCGCTGGGCATGCCCCTGGAGCGGGGCATCGGCAGCGGGCGGTTCCTGGTCATCTCCCTGGCCACCGCGCTGGGCGCGTCCGCCTTCGCCCTGCTCTTCAACTTCAACGTGCCCACCGTGGGGGCCTCGGGGATGATCCTCGGCTGGGGCGGCGCCATGCTCCTCATCGCCACGCGCGAGTTCCGCCGCAGCCTCATGTTCTGGCTGGCCCAGGTGCTGGTCATCAGCCTCCTGCCGGGAGTGAGCTGGGCCGCGCACCTCGGAGGCTTCCTCTTCGGCCTGCCCATGGGCCTCGCCCTGCGCATGGGCTCCCGGGTCTTCGTCCGCGCCGCGCCGTTGCTCCTCGCCATCACCGTGGCGGTGGTCTACATCGCCGCCAATCCGGAACGTTTCAGGGGAGTACCTTAG
- the nadB gene encoding L-aspartate oxidase — protein MAHRFDFLVLGGGVAGLSFALQAARHGTVAVLTKRERYESNTAYAQGGIASVLSPTDTFESHIQDTLEAGAGLNHLDAVEVTVREGPDRIRELVQLGADFNRRTTGEFDLTREGGHSERRIIHSGDITGREVQRALLEACDEQPNITFFPNTSAIDLILDRRPVPGAPGRCLGVYALMPSGSIDRFLGKVTVLATGGAGKVYLYTSNPDVATGDGVAMAYRAGAEVANMEFYQFHPTCLYHPEAKSFLISEALRGEGGKLRLRNGQQFMDRYHRLAELAPRDVVARAIDAELKRTGDDCVHLDMTHLGRAFLMERFPNIYATCKAFNIDMAVQPIPVVPAAHYMCGGVVTDLYGRTSVPGLYAIGEVSHTGLHGANRLASNSLLEGLVFGHRAAAVCAEEARANGKHHDEPPAWDEGSAVASDESVVVTHNWDEIRRLMWNYVGIVRTDKRLMRARRRLELLREEIRDYYWRFKVTRDVIELRNICEVATLIVDCASRRKESRGLHFTLDYPNTDDHHWKRDTVVRREI, from the coding sequence ATGGCCCATCGGTTCGACTTCCTCGTTTTGGGTGGTGGTGTGGCGGGCCTCTCGTTCGCCCTGCAGGCGGCCAGGCACGGCACGGTGGCCGTCCTCACCAAGCGGGAGCGGTACGAGAGCAACACCGCCTACGCCCAGGGCGGCATCGCCAGCGTGCTGTCCCCCACCGACACGTTCGAGTCGCACATCCAGGACACCCTGGAGGCCGGCGCCGGCCTCAACCACCTGGACGCGGTGGAGGTGACGGTGCGCGAGGGCCCCGACCGCATCCGCGAGCTGGTGCAGCTGGGCGCGGACTTCAACCGCCGCACCACCGGCGAGTTCGATCTCACCCGCGAGGGCGGCCACTCCGAGCGGCGCATCATCCACTCCGGCGACATCACGGGGCGCGAGGTGCAGCGCGCCCTGCTGGAGGCCTGCGACGAGCAGCCCAACATCACCTTCTTCCCCAACACCTCGGCGATCGACCTCATCCTCGATCGGCGGCCGGTGCCGGGTGCGCCCGGGCGGTGCCTGGGGGTGTACGCGCTCATGCCCTCGGGGAGCATCGATCGCTTCCTGGGGAAGGTGACGGTGCTGGCCACCGGCGGAGCGGGCAAGGTGTACCTCTACACCTCCAACCCGGACGTGGCGACGGGCGACGGCGTGGCCATGGCGTACCGGGCGGGCGCGGAGGTGGCGAACATGGAGTTCTACCAGTTCCACCCCACCTGCCTGTACCACCCGGAGGCCAAGAGCTTCCTCATCAGCGAGGCCCTGCGCGGCGAGGGCGGCAAGCTGCGGCTGCGCAACGGCCAGCAGTTCATGGACCGCTACCACCGGCTGGCCGAGCTGGCCCCGCGCGACGTGGTGGCGCGCGCCATCGACGCCGAGCTCAAGCGCACCGGTGATGACTGCGTCCACCTGGACATGACGCACCTGGGACGCGCCTTCCTCATGGAGCGCTTCCCCAACATCTACGCCACGTGCAAGGCCTTCAACATCGACATGGCCGTGCAGCCCATCCCCGTGGTGCCCGCGGCCCACTACATGTGCGGCGGCGTGGTGACGGACCTGTACGGGCGCACCAGCGTGCCGGGCCTCTACGCCATCGGCGAGGTGTCCCACACCGGCCTGCACGGGGCCAACCGGCTCGCCTCCAACTCGCTGCTGGAGGGGCTCGTCTTCGGCCACCGGGCCGCCGCGGTGTGTGCCGAGGAGGCGCGTGCGAACGGCAAGCACCATGACGAGCCACCCGCCTGGGACGAGGGCAGCGCGGTGGCCTCGGACGAGAGCGTGGTCGTCACCCACAACTGGGATGAGATCCGCCGGTTGATGTGGAACTACGTGGGCATCGTCCGCACGGACAAGCGGCTGATGCGGGCGCGCCGCCGGTTGGAGCTGCTGCGCGAGGAGATCCGCGACTACTACTGGCGCTTCAAGGTGACGCGCGACGTGATCGAGTTGCGCAACATCTGCGAGGTGGCCACCCTCATCGTGGACTGCGCCAGCCGGCGCAAGGAGAGCCGCGGCCTGCACTTCACGCTGGACTACCCCAACACGGACGACCACCACTGGAAGCGCGACACCGTCGTCCGCCGTGAGATCTGA
- a CDS encoding lytic transglycosylase domain-containing protein, producing MRAIPVLLLTVLLLAPLGAHASEGIYRYVEKDGTIVYTNVPPPGSKKANKLKGTFSEAPAPTAPVRGRARTPEELEPHIVQAATRYRIPTALVRAIMHAESNFNVNALSPKGASGLMQLMPGTASEMYVKDIFDSRDNIEGGVRYLRVLANIYNGDMVKMVAAYNAGPDAVRKYGGKVPPYPETQAYVRKVLQLYFHYKEREGLTKNEPRGTDPDGDDARDGAGAEEPR from the coding sequence ATGCGAGCCATTCCCGTCCTGCTGCTGACCGTGCTGCTGCTTGCCCCCCTGGGCGCCCATGCGTCCGAGGGCATCTACAGGTACGTGGAGAAGGATGGAACGATCGTCTACACGAACGTGCCACCCCCCGGCTCGAAGAAGGCGAACAAGCTCAAGGGCACCTTCTCCGAGGCGCCCGCGCCCACCGCCCCCGTGAGGGGCCGGGCGCGCACCCCGGAGGAGCTCGAGCCGCACATCGTCCAGGCCGCCACGCGCTACCGCATCCCCACCGCCCTGGTGCGGGCCATCATGCACGCGGAGAGCAACTTCAACGTCAACGCGCTCTCGCCCAAGGGGGCCAGCGGCCTGATGCAGCTGATGCCCGGGACGGCCTCGGAGATGTACGTGAAGGACATCTTCGACAGCCGGGACAACATCGAGGGTGGGGTGCGCTACCTGCGGGTGCTGGCCAACATCTACAACGGGGACATGGTGAAGATGGTGGCCGCGTACAACGCGGGCCCGGATGCCGTGCGCAAGTACGGTGGAAAGGTGCCGCCGTACCCGGAGACGCAGGCCTACGTGCGCAAGGTGCTCCAGCTCTACTTCCATTACAAAGAGCGCGAAGGGCTCACGAAGAACGAGCCTCGCGGGACGGATCCGGATGGCGACGACGCGCGTGACGGGGCGGGGGCAGAAGAGCCCCGTTGA
- a CDS encoding tetratricopeptide repeat protein: MATTRVTGRGQKSPVDEEFLKQLYQGGELLAQGRVTEARQLLERAHQLQPRNEKGRNLLGLAYFKLGLFDRAAELYEALVRDNPVDATLRVNLGLVYLKTNALQRAMREFEAATDLQPDHKKAHNYLGLALAQAGEYGRAREHFVKAGSDVMVEKMARAIAGEKFARPSRLSLTAVPAVAPTAAARPAAVPAEGEWGAQFGLDESNSAVTPPPADPENTEEMRFADDEGPGALAASQGASGEVEAETEAAFAETSAAVETSEPLPQTLEGATPELPSKVSFRPGADVPVLAELAPAVALAGASPSSPFRVGNGSFSARVDGELLTRLEGLVAFSGQLGFQPEMKRFRGLPTEETFGEGAGQLVRVSGSGVLFIEPARECSFLAVDVGDEGAYLREECVFAFEEPVAFENGKVPSDVAPDLGLVHLRGQGRVLLSLAGTLRSVPIAEEAPVTVPLSHLVGWRGGVTPRVVPLPAPGSESPRSAVELSGEGFALIALPVR; this comes from the coding sequence ATGGCGACGACGCGCGTGACGGGGCGGGGGCAGAAGAGCCCCGTTGACGAGGAGTTCCTGAAGCAGCTCTACCAGGGTGGAGAGCTGCTGGCGCAGGGCAGGGTCACCGAGGCCCGGCAGTTGCTGGAGCGGGCCCATCAGCTCCAACCGAGGAACGAGAAGGGCCGCAACCTGCTCGGGCTGGCCTACTTCAAGCTGGGCCTGTTCGACAGGGCCGCCGAGCTCTACGAGGCGCTGGTGCGCGACAACCCGGTGGACGCCACGCTGCGCGTCAACCTGGGGTTGGTGTACCTGAAGACCAACGCCCTGCAGCGCGCCATGCGCGAGTTCGAGGCCGCGACGGACCTGCAGCCGGACCACAAGAAGGCGCACAACTACCTGGGCCTGGCGCTGGCGCAGGCCGGGGAGTACGGGCGCGCCCGGGAGCACTTCGTCAAGGCCGGCAGCGACGTGATGGTGGAGAAGATGGCCAGGGCCATCGCGGGGGAGAAGTTCGCCCGGCCGTCGAGGCTCTCGCTGACCGCGGTTCCAGCGGTCGCGCCCACCGCCGCCGCGCGTCCGGCCGCCGTTCCCGCCGAGGGGGAGTGGGGCGCCCAGTTCGGTCTGGACGAGTCCAATTCCGCCGTGACGCCGCCCCCGGCGGACCCGGAGAACACGGAGGAGATGCGCTTCGCCGATGACGAGGGGCCGGGTGCCCTCGCGGCGAGCCAGGGCGCGTCCGGCGAGGTCGAGGCGGAGACGGAAGCGGCCTTCGCGGAGACGTCCGCGGCGGTGGAGACGAGCGAGCCGCTGCCGCAGACGCTGGAGGGGGCCACCCCCGAGCTGCCGTCGAAGGTGAGCTTCCGGCCGGGCGCGGACGTGCCGGTGCTGGCGGAGCTGGCTCCGGCGGTGGCGCTGGCGGGGGCGAGCCCGTCCAGCCCCTTCCGGGTGGGCAATGGCAGCTTCTCCGCGCGCGTGGACGGCGAGCTGCTCACGCGGCTGGAGGGGCTGGTGGCCTTCAGCGGGCAGCTCGGGTTCCAGCCGGAGATGAAGCGCTTCCGGGGCCTTCCCACGGAGGAGACCTTCGGCGAGGGAGCGGGACAGCTGGTGCGCGTCAGCGGCTCGGGCGTGCTCTTCATCGAGCCGGCGCGGGAGTGCTCCTTCCTGGCGGTGGACGTGGGCGACGAGGGCGCCTATCTGCGCGAGGAGTGCGTCTTCGCCTTCGAGGAGCCGGTGGCCTTCGAGAATGGCAAGGTGCCCTCGGACGTGGCGCCGGACCTGGGCCTGGTGCACCTGCGCGGGCAGGGGCGGGTGCTGCTGAGCCTCGCCGGGACGCTGCGCTCGGTGCCCATCGCCGAGGAGGCGCCGGTGACGGTCCCCCTGTCGCACCTGGTGGGCTGGCGGGGCGGGGTGACTCCCCGGGTGGTGCCGCTGCCGGCGCCTGGGAGCGAGTCGCCTCGGAGCGCCGTGGAACTGAGCGGTGAAGGATTTGCCCTCATCGCCCTCCCAGTCCGATAG
- the pgsA gene encoding CDP-diacylglycerol--glycerol-3-phosphate 3-phosphatidyltransferase, which translates to MDRAEQRALRKRQKKEERARRRAAREPSVLVQEFWNLPNMLTLGRIFLIPVFVWLTYDADPYSSLLAAAVFAVAAITDVVDGYLARQWNLITVVGKFMDPLADKLIVMAALVMMVRLGRIAAWVVIVLLARELIVSGLRTIAASEGMVIAAGQEGKWKTSLQLVGIISLCVHYEHLIDVGFYAAPVDFNKVGQLLVYLSGAFSVWSAVVYFRAFLAMLARRGSGADAQKA; encoded by the coding sequence ATGGATCGAGCTGAGCAGCGGGCCTTGCGGAAGCGGCAGAAGAAGGAGGAGCGGGCGCGGCGTCGGGCGGCGCGCGAGCCCAGCGTGCTCGTCCAGGAGTTCTGGAACCTGCCCAACATGCTGACGTTGGGGCGCATCTTCCTCATCCCTGTCTTCGTGTGGCTCACCTACGACGCGGATCCGTACTCCTCGCTGCTGGCGGCGGCGGTGTTCGCGGTGGCCGCCATCACGGACGTGGTGGACGGGTACCTGGCGCGCCAGTGGAACCTCATCACCGTGGTGGGCAAGTTCATGGACCCGCTGGCCGACAAGCTCATCGTCATGGCCGCCCTGGTGATGATGGTGCGGCTGGGACGCATCGCGGCCTGGGTGGTCATCGTGCTGCTGGCGCGCGAGCTCATCGTCAGCGGCCTGCGCACCATCGCGGCGAGCGAGGGGATGGTCATCGCCGCCGGGCAGGAGGGCAAGTGGAAGACGTCCCTCCAGCTCGTGGGCATCATTTCGCTCTGCGTGCACTACGAGCACCTGATCGACGTGGGCTTCTACGCGGCGCCCGTGGACTTCAACAAGGTGGGCCAGCTGTTGGTCTATCTGTCGGGGGCGTTCTCGGTGTGGAGCGCCGTGGTGTACTTCCGCGCCTTCCTCGCCATGCTGGCCAGACGGGGGAGCGGAGCCGACGCACAGAAGGCTTGA
- a CDS encoding ABC transporter permease has product MLRHFRELYQYRGLLISLVQRELKARYRGSILGFFWTFLNPTLHMLVYALLFTVVMRQNIPRYAFFMFVGLLPWIWFSSSVGAGASTISDRRDLMTKVRFPAQVLPSTVVATNLINYVLSLPLMLVLGAFYGVWPTWHVVAFPMVVLIQLVFTLALVYIVSAINVTFRDLQHIVQNLLTLWFFCTPVLYQVSTIADPKMRVLVTLVNPVAILVTSYQAIFYDHRLPDGLPLLGLALGSLALLWGASQLFEARREDFAESI; this is encoded by the coding sequence ATGCTTCGCCACTTCCGAGAGCTGTACCAATACCGGGGGTTGCTCATCAGCCTCGTCCAACGCGAGCTGAAGGCGCGCTACCGCGGTTCCATCCTCGGGTTCTTCTGGACGTTCCTGAACCCGACGCTCCACATGTTGGTGTACGCGCTGCTCTTCACCGTGGTGATGCGGCAGAACATCCCGAGGTACGCCTTCTTCATGTTCGTGGGCCTGCTGCCGTGGATCTGGTTCTCCAGCTCCGTGGGCGCTGGCGCGAGCACCATCAGCGACCGGCGGGACTTGATGACCAAGGTGCGCTTCCCGGCGCAGGTGCTGCCCTCCACCGTGGTGGCCACCAACCTCATCAACTACGTGCTGTCATTGCCGCTGATGCTGGTGCTGGGAGCGTTCTACGGCGTGTGGCCCACGTGGCACGTGGTGGCCTTCCCGATGGTGGTGCTCATCCAGCTCGTCTTCACCCTGGCGCTCGTCTACATCGTCTCCGCCATCAACGTGACCTTCCGAGACCTGCAGCACATCGTGCAGAACCTGCTCACGCTCTGGTTCTTCTGCACGCCGGTGCTGTACCAGGTGAGCACCATCGCCGATCCGAAGATGCGGGTGCTGGTGACGCTGGTCAATCCCGTGGCCATTCTGGTTACCTCGTACCAGGCCATCTTCTACGATCACCGGCTCCCGGATGGGCTGCCCCTGCTGGGGCTGGCCCTGGGGTCGCTCGCGCTGCTGTGGGGCGCCTCGCAGCTCTTCGAGGCCCGTCGCGAGGACTTCGCGGAGTCCATCTAG